One Drosophila willistoni isolate 14030-0811.24 chromosome 2R unlocalized genomic scaffold, UCI_dwil_1.1 Seg167, whole genome shotgun sequence DNA segment encodes these proteins:
- the LOC6641980 gene encoding uncharacterized protein LOC6641980, producing MQELDIFRRCLLDFKYVEDFKEFRHRTNTKNFFKAERVKKRNLARFNPFTDYHEIKFRQKYRYTKENLRRIIEIIRDDMEIEPIKKNQVPTDLQILSAIRFWGGTEHPKLTAMAHGVSLQTMIKITKRVAAVLSSKASRYIRMPATLSEKERMMRSFEQIGNMPQVIGAVLHKTVQYQPVNGNLTIATQTQLDDFLHSQLVCDADYKIRDLDLRQPEEFSINTASEMFALSRIKERFEQNEFRGRILLGNERLSCSSCLFTPVAYPKDESEDLYNHAHDLTFAPARKCLNVWTRRFGVLNSTLYGSFNSAKQTITALALLHNMAMEWKDPSIDMDNTISHCTPTMSPSLDQTAQAVEDRNRRSFIKTHFTCHNVENNLV from the exons atgCAAGAGCTAGATATATTTCGGCGATGCCTGTTAGATTTTAAATATGTGGAAGATTTCAAGGAGTTTCGCCATCGTACCAatacaaaaaactttttcaaagCAGAGCGagtgaaaaaaagaaacttggCGCGTTTCAATCCATTTACGGATTatcatgaaattaaatttaggcAAAAATATCGTTATACGAAAGAGAATCTCAGACGTATTATAGAAATAATCCGAGATGATATGGAAATCGAGCCAATCAAGAAGAATCAAGTGCCCACAGACTTGCAAATCTTATCGGCTATACGATTTTGGGGAGGCACCGAG CATCCAAAATTGACTGCCATGGCGCATGGTGTTAGCTTGCAGACAatgataaaaataacaaagcgAGTTGCTGCAGTTTTATCGTCGAAAGCGTCACGCTATATTAGGATGCCCGCCACACTATCAGAAAAGGAAAGAATGATGCGTTCATTTGAACAAATTGGAAATATGCCACAAGTGATTGGAGCAGTTTTACAC AAAACTGTGCAGTATCAACCTGTCAATGGCAATTTAACAATTGCAACACAAACGCAATTAGACGATTTTCTTCATTCGCAATTAGTTTGCGATGCGGACTATAAAATACGGGATTTGGATTTACGTCAACCAGAAGAATTTTCCATAAATACAGCTTCAGAGATGTTCGCTTTATCTAGAATAAAAGAGCGTTTTGAACAGAATGAGTTTCGTGGGCGCATTTTACTCGGAAATGAAAGGCTCAGCTGTTCATCTTGTCTTTTCACTCCCGTTGCATATCCAAAAGATGAGTCGGAGGATCTTTATAACCATGCCCATGATCTTACCTTTGCACCGGcaagaaaatgtttaaatgttTGGACGCGACGATTTGGGGTTTTGAACAGCACACTTTACGGTTCGTTTAATTCtgcaaaacaaacaattacGGCCTTAGCTCTTCTACATAATATGGCAATGGAGTGGAAGGATCCTAGCATAG ATATGGATAACACTATTTCCCATTGCACACCGACCATGTCTCCATCTCTGGATCAAACAGCACAGGCGGTAGAAGATCGAAATAGAAGAAGCTTTATAAAAACTCATTTTACATGCCACAACGTAGAAAataatttagtttag